The sequence ATCCACCACCAGTTTGAGAAATCATTAATGAATAATCTCCATTGCTAATAATATTAGCCCAAGGTTTTGGCGTTTTTGGTTCTGTAATTACATATTCTCTGCCATCATCTGTAAAGTAGCCATATTTGTTTTTAAATTTTCTAGCTTCTGTCATTATAATCCCTCCTCAATATCAAGCTTATCCTATTTTATTCTATTCAGTTTTTCTTCAGCAGATTTAACAGCTTCTTGGTTAAAAGCAAAAGCATCTTTCACAACTGTATAAGTTTCTTTAGCACTTTTCTTATCACCTTTCCGTAAATATAAATCCCCAACATGTAACAAAATTTCAGGTAAATACCTATTATCTAAGTTAATATATGTCTGAAAAGCCTCTTCACCAGTATGTATATCAATTTTTTCTTTTATAATTGAACTAATTTTTTCTTTTGCTTGTGTATACAATTTTGGTTTCGGTACTGCACAAGGATTTTCCCAAATCTCAACAACCTGTTGGAATCCTCCAATAAAGACATATTTTGAATTATCTTCAGATAATACTCTATCACCTTTCAAAGCAGTAATATATTTCCCTTTATTCAAATTATCCATAGCATTTCTATAGTAGTTTTGCGTTGCTATATAACATTGAACCCAAACCCATGTGTACGTAACAAGAATTACTAATGTTATAAGGGTCAAGAAACGGTGTTTCTTTATTAACGTAAACATAACTAATTCCTCCTGTAATTATTTTAGGCCTATGCCTGTAAAAGCTTTTATAAAATTCTTTTGCAAGAAGAAAAATACTATTACTACAGGAATGGAAATCATTGTTGTAGCAGCCCATAACTGCTCTATATGTTTCCCTGGAATAGAACTGCTAAAACGGTACAATCCTAATTGTAAAGTCATTAAAGATTCATCCCTTAAATATAATAATGGCCCAAAAAAGTCATTCCAACTTCCCATAAAAGTAAGAATCATTATAGTAGCCAGTGCTGGTTTTGACATGGGTAAAACAATTTTCCAAAATATTTGCCATTCACTAGCACCATCAATACGAGCAGCTTCCAAATATGCATTGTCGATTTGCTTCATAAACTGCATCATCAAAAAAATATTATAAGCACTTATAGCTGCTGGAATAATAAGTACTCTATAAGTATTAATCCAATTCCAGTTATACATCATCATATAAGTTGGTATTAGTAACAAAATTCCGGGAATCATCATAGAGCCTAATATAATTTTAAATAAAACTTTTCTTCCTGGAATTTGTGTTTTTACGATTCCATACGCTACCATTGAAGAAAAGATAGTGTTTAATATTGTTACACTACCTGAAATAAAAATAGTATTTAAAAATAATCTCGGTACATCTAGTAACTTAAATACTCCTATATATCCTTTTAATGAAATTTCTCGTGGTAAAGCATTAGGGTGATGCATAATCTCTGGACCAGTCTTTAATGAGTTAATTACCATGAAAAAGAAAGGATATATTACTACAAAAGCTCCAGATATCAATATCGCATAGATTATAAAGTTTTTTATAACTTTATGTCTCTTTATTCTAATACCTTTTTTTATTTTTTTATTATCAACATATTTACACTCATAAGTTCTCTCCATTTAAATCCCTTCCTCTTCTCCTTTATTTAATATTCTTAGTTGTATCATAGTTAATAAGTAGATTATTGATGCTAATAATAAACCTGTTGCTGAGGCATCTCCCATTTGCATCTTATCAAAACCTTTAGCATATAAATACATAACTGGAGTTAACCCTGAATTATATGGTCCACCATATAAATCAAAATTCATGAATACTTCTGTGAACATCTGAAGTCCATTGATAATATTCATTGTTAATACAAAAACTATTTGGGGTTTAAGTAATGGTATGGTTATAGAAAATAATTTTCTAAACCAACCAGCACCATCAATGTCAGCAGCCTCATAAATACGTTGATCAATTGACATCAGTCCCCCTAAGAAGATAATCATCTGAACACCAAACCACTTCCAGCTGTTAAATACAGCTAATATAGGCATAGGTAGCCACTTATCGAATCTCCAAAATATGGGTTCACTAATTATATTCCATTTCATTAATAATG comes from Caldisalinibacter kiritimatiensis and encodes:
- a CDS encoding tetratricopeptide repeat protein; the encoded protein is MFTLIKKHRFLTLITLVILVTYTWVWVQCYIATQNYYRNAMDNLNKGKYITALKGDRVLSEDNSKYVFIGGFQQVVEIWENPCAVPKPKLYTQAKEKISSIIKEKIDIHTGEEAFQTYINLDNRYLPEILLHVGDLYLRKGDKKSAKETYTVVKDAFAFNQEAVKSAEEKLNRIK
- a CDS encoding carbohydrate ABC transporter permease, with the translated sequence MERTYECKYVDNKKIKKGIRIKRHKVIKNFIIYAILISGAFVVIYPFFFMVINSLKTGPEIMHHPNALPREISLKGYIGVFKLLDVPRLFLNTIFISGSVTILNTIFSSMVAYGIVKTQIPGRKVLFKIILGSMMIPGILLLIPTYMMMYNWNWINTYRVLIIPAAISAYNIFLMMQFMKQIDNAYLEAARIDGASEWQIFWKIVLPMSKPALATIMILTFMGSWNDFFGPLLYLRDESLMTLQLGLYRFSSSIPGKHIEQLWAATTMISIPVVIVFFFLQKNFIKAFTGIGLK
- a CDS encoding carbohydrate ABC transporter permease; its protein translation is MKKKLSSKHIWGYIFISPWIMYFCVFLVYPFILAFKNSFLDLNVLEPEKAHFVGFGNWIDAVSDKLFWKSIFNIIYNQSIFIALTFLLGLAFAILLKEITFGGALFRTIYFLPVITSITVAMIIFNFISSPEGPIQALLMKWNIISEPIFWRFDKWLPMPILAVFNSWKWFGVQMIIFLGGLMSIDQRIYEAADIDGAGWFRKLFSITIPLLKPQIVFVLTMNIINGLQMFTEVFMNFDLYGGPYNSGLTPVMYLYAKGFDKMQMGDASATGLLLASIIYLLTMIQLRILNKGEEEGI